In the genome of Thermodesulfovibrio thiophilus DSM 17215, the window ATGTCAAAATAAGCAAAGGAACAGAACTTGTAAGTCACATTCAGATTGAAGGTAAAACAGAAATAGGACAGAACTGTAAAATATTCCCATTCACTATAATTGGCTTTCCACCGCAGGATACAAAATACAACGGAGAACCCACAGGAGTCAAAATTGGCAACAACAATATCATCAGAGAATATACTACAATCCACAGGGCTTCTGTTTCAGGTGAGGGTTGGACTGTGGTTGGAGACAATAATTTTATAATGGCTTATGTTCATATCGCCCATGACTGCAATATAGGTAATTCAGTAATTATAGCAAATCTCGCAACACTGGCAGGGCATGTTTTAGTTGAAGACTGTGTGTTTATTGGTGGATTAGTAGCTGTGCATCAATTTACAAGAATAGGTGCATATGCTATGATAGGAGGATTCAGTGGAATAGGACAGGATATTCCTCCTTTTACAATGGCTTCAGGTCCAAGAGCAAAACTCTATGGACTTAACTCTGTAGGACTCAAAAGAAGAGGATTCAGCGATGAAACAATCAATATTCTTAAAAAGGCTTATAAAATACTTTTCAGGGATAAACTAACTTTGAAAGAAGCAATTAATAAAATCAAAAAGACTCTCCCTCCCATTCCAGAAATTAAACATTTATTAGATTTTATAGAGGTGAATAAAAGAGGAATATGCAGATAGGAGTCATTGCCGGTTCCGGCATTATTCCTCTTATAATTAGCAATGCACTTAAAAAAAAAGGTTACACAGTTGTTGTGCTTGCGTTAAAGGAACTCGCCAATGAAGAGCTCACAAGATACAGTGATATAATTCAATGGATCAATATCGGCAAAGCCGGAAAAATTATAGATTTTTTAAAAACTAACAATATAAAAAACGTAATTCTCACAGGCAAAGTACCCAAGAAGATGATTTTTGAAAGAGAAAAAATCAAACCTGATATCAGAGCACTAAAAATTATTTTTTCAGCCAAACTCAGAGGAGATAATGAGTTACTTAAAATTGTTGAGAGAGAACTTTTAAAGGAAGGAATAAAAATTGTTGATATGTCTGAATTCTGCCCTGAGCTTCTAACTCCGCATGGCATTCTAACACAAAAAAAACCTGCTAAAGATGAATGGAAAGATATAGAATATGGATTTAAAATAGCAAAAAAAATCGGACAGCTTGATATCGGACAGACTGTGGTGGTCAAGGAAAGATCCGTGATTGCTGTAGAGGGAATAGAAGGAACAGATGAAACAATTTTAAGAGCTGGAAGATTTGTAAAAAACACTGTTGTGGTAAAGGTCAGCAAACCTCAACAGAGTTTAAGACTTGACCCTCCTGCTGCTGGAATGGATACAATAATAAATATGGGAAAGGCAACTGCTAAAATTTTAGCGCTAGAAGCTGGAAAAACCATTCTGATAGATAAAGAAAAAGTTATTGAAAAAGCTAATGAAATGAATATAAGTGTGGTGGGTCTATAAAAACTGTGAATCTTTTTACCTGTATAAATGATGCTTTAAAGACAGTTCATAAAAACTATCAGTTACTGTTTATTCATTTCTTATTTTTATTTTTCACATTCTTTGGTTTGTTTTTAATACTGAGCATTCCCCTTGGAATTCTTTTTGTAGTATTCGGGATTGATATGACAGATATCCTGAAAGGTAGTTTTATTGAAATATTTTTATCTTCTATAAATCTCATAAAAAAGTTTTTAATTTTTGCCATTATTTTCATGTTTTGCCTTTTTGTTTATGTTATATTTATCATCAGTTTATGGATTTATATTTTTTCGGGTACAATTGGCATAATGTGTCAATATTTACAAAAAGGAATCATATTTAATTTCAAGGATTTCAATAAATATGGTAAAAAATTCTTCTGGAAGGTTGCCTTTTTCGCTTTGTTCTCTGCTTTGGTATTTATTCTTTTAACTGTTTTATTTGGATTTATAAGCGAAATAAGTTCAAAAATAGTAATGTTTTTGAATCATTACAGCCACGCTATCTCAGTATTTTTCAGTGTTTTTATTTATTTATGCATTCTGTTAGCAGGTATCACCACATTCATTCTATGGATTACCTATACACTTTTTGGATTTTATGGCTTGTTTATAAAAAATTTTACAGTGAAGGACTCTATCAAAGAAAATTTGAAATTTATTATTACCTATCCTCAATGTATTGGAAAAGCAACATTGCTGTTTATAATCTATATTTTAACTGGTGGTATTATTCT includes:
- a CDS encoding LpxI family protein, whose amino-acid sequence is MQIGVIAGSGIIPLIISNALKKKGYTVVVLALKELANEELTRYSDIIQWINIGKAGKIIDFLKTNNIKNVILTGKVPKKMIFEREKIKPDIRALKIIFSAKLRGDNELLKIVERELLKEGIKIVDMSEFCPELLTPHGILTQKKPAKDEWKDIEYGFKIAKKIGQLDIGQTVVVKERSVIAVEGIEGTDETILRAGRFVKNTVVVKVSKPQQSLRLDPPAAGMDTIINMGKATAKILALEAGKTILIDKEKVIEKANEMNISVVGL
- the lpxA gene encoding acyl-ACP--UDP-N-acetylglucosamine O-acyltransferase; translated protein: MKNIHKTAIISPKAELDENIMIGPYCIIGDHVKISKGTELVSHIQIEGKTEIGQNCKIFPFTIIGFPPQDTKYNGEPTGVKIGNNNIIREYTTIHRASVSGEGWTVVGDNNFIMAYVHIAHDCNIGNSVIIANLATLAGHVLVEDCVFIGGLVAVHQFTRIGAYAMIGGFSGIGQDIPPFTMASGPRAKLYGLNSVGLKRRGFSDETINILKKAYKILFRDKLTLKEAINKIKKTLPPIPEIKHLLDFIEVNKRGICR